The Paracholeplasma brassicae genome contains a region encoding:
- a CDS encoding mechanosensitive ion channel family protein: MEILREKFIEFLTKLGFEGTLVPVISDVAIFALLLLTSIVGYFIIKIVFNVTVKNVGLRRGNKFIVTLLKSPLIANVIKLIPTLFLFEMIIYLPTLKSLLDFFLILYIAFLILKIISSALDLVNKLYVEYNDQSSLKPIKGVLAFIKIIIFMVVVIIVVAHFVGESPVVILTGLGALSAVIMLIFKDSILGLVAGFQMSANDLIRIGDWIEMPDYGVDGDVIDVTLTFVRVQNWDKTTVTVPAYKLISESFVNWRSVFDIGGRRIKRSINIDSKSVKIVNDELYEKLLKVDFIKAYLTSKKIEIDQYNKEGKIDTSVDLNGRRLTNLGVFRIYLTEYLKRNPNVNQNMFILVRQLQNKNMGIPLEVYAFSNKTAWADYEDTMSDIFDHIYATTDYFELRIFQEPSGYDISQIINNK; encoded by the coding sequence ATGGAAATTTTAAGAGAAAAGTTTATTGAATTTTTAACAAAGTTAGGATTTGAAGGAACATTAGTACCAGTTATATCAGATGTTGCTATATTTGCCTTGTTGCTTTTAACAAGTATTGTCGGCTATTTTATTATTAAGATAGTATTTAATGTAACAGTTAAAAATGTTGGACTAAGAAGAGGAAACAAATTTATTGTGACGCTCTTAAAAAGCCCGCTAATTGCGAATGTTATTAAATTGATTCCAACGTTATTTTTGTTTGAAATGATTATTTATTTACCAACTTTAAAGAGTTTACTTGATTTTTTCTTAATACTTTATATAGCGTTTTTAATACTTAAGATTATTAGCTCCGCACTTGATTTAGTCAACAAACTCTATGTTGAATACAATGATCAATCCAGTTTGAAACCGATTAAAGGTGTACTGGCATTCATTAAAATTATCATCTTCATGGTGGTTGTTATTATTGTTGTTGCCCATTTTGTTGGAGAAAGTCCGGTTGTAATTTTAACAGGACTTGGAGCACTTTCTGCAGTCATCATGTTGATATTTAAAGATAGCATTTTAGGTCTTGTTGCAGGTTTTCAGATGTCAGCCAATGACTTAATTAGAATCGGTGATTGGATTGAGATGCCAGACTATGGCGTTGACGGGGACGTTATCGATGTCACCTTGACTTTTGTTAGAGTCCAAAACTGGGATAAAACAACCGTAACGGTGCCTGCATATAAATTAATATCTGAGTCATTTGTCAATTGGCGGAGTGTTTTTGACATTGGTGGAAGAAGAATAAAGCGTTCAATCAATATAGATAGTAAAAGTGTTAAGATAGTAAATGATGAGTTATATGAAAAATTATTAAAAGTGGATTTTATTAAGGCTTACTTGACAAGTAAGAAAATTGAAATCGATCAATATAACAAAGAAGGTAAGATTGACACATCTGTTGATTTAAATGGTAGAAGATTGACCAATTTAGGCGTCTTTAGAATATATTTGACGGAATACCTAAAAAGGAACCCTAACGTAAATCAAAACATGTTTATTCTTGTTCGACAACTTCAAAATAAAAATATGGGGATACCATTAGAAGTATATGCATTCTCTAATAAAACAGCATGGGCAGACTATGAAGATACTATGTCAGATATATTTGATCATATCTACGCGACTACAGATTATTTTGAACTAAGAATATTCCAAGAACCTTCAGGCTATGACATTTCACAAATAATTAATAACAAATAA
- a CDS encoding DEAD/DEAH box helicase, whose protein sequence is MVKSFEQFELIEPLLKALTVLGYESPTDVQSLVIPAIKNNRDVIIKSKTGSGKTAAFAIPVLNKIIWDKKEPQVLVLTPTRELATQVRDDIFNIGRFLRIKVEAVHGKSSFDNQAKQLKQRTHVVVATPGRLIDHILSKTIDLTAITHLVIDEADEMLKMGFIDQVKEVLTHVPMNIQMILLSATMPQDIVELSNLHMVNPQLIVAKDSIETENKLLQYYYEVENKEKSDLISSVLIVENPNSAIIFCNTKQSVDEVYQILNRKSFSPIKLHGDMDQKDRLKVINDFKHGLYRYLVATDVAARGLDIDQVSLIINFDLPRNIDNYIHRIGRSARAGASGKAISFISNREYKYLDKITAQTNQKIEELKIPTELDVKQALEAFNNKQEKTKQIKMDKGFEFKQEIMKLHINAGKKTKMRPSDIVGAICNIKELTATDIGVITILDISTFVEILNNKGEIVYQALQKTPIKGRMRVVSKANKTEYEIAYEETTHTK, encoded by the coding sequence ATGGTAAAATCATTTGAACAATTCGAGTTAATCGAACCCTTATTAAAAGCTTTAACTGTGCTTGGGTATGAATCACCAACCGACGTTCAAAGTTTAGTAATACCAGCGATTAAAAACAACAGGGATGTAATTATAAAGTCAAAAACAGGTAGTGGTAAAACGGCAGCTTTTGCTATTCCGGTTTTAAATAAAATCATTTGGGATAAAAAGGAACCACAGGTCTTGGTCTTGACGCCGACAAGAGAACTAGCAACTCAGGTTAGAGACGACATATTCAATATTGGTAGATTTCTAAGAATTAAGGTAGAAGCTGTGCACGGGAAATCATCATTTGATAATCAAGCCAAACAATTAAAACAACGGACACATGTTGTTGTAGCGACACCAGGAAGACTAATTGATCATATTTTAAGTAAAACAATTGATCTAACAGCGATTACTCATCTAGTAATCGATGAAGCTGATGAAATGCTTAAAATGGGTTTTATCGATCAAGTCAAAGAGGTATTGACTCATGTACCGATGAACATACAAATGATTCTTTTATCAGCAACGATGCCACAAGACATTGTCGAATTATCTAATTTACACATGGTAAATCCACAATTAATAGTTGCAAAAGATTCGATAGAAACAGAAAATAAGTTGCTTCAATATTACTATGAAGTAGAAAATAAGGAAAAATCAGATTTGATTAGTTCAGTTCTTATTGTAGAAAACCCAAACAGCGCAATTATATTTTGTAACACAAAACAGTCGGTTGACGAGGTTTACCAGATTTTAAATAGAAAGTCTTTTTCACCAATAAAACTTCACGGTGATATGGATCAAAAAGATAGACTTAAAGTAATCAACGACTTCAAACATGGTCTTTATCGGTATTTGGTAGCAACAGACGTTGCTGCTCGTGGGCTTGATATCGATCAAGTTTCGCTGATTATAAATTTTGATCTACCACGAAACATTGATAATTACATCCATAGGATCGGTAGAAGTGCAAGAGCTGGTGCTAGTGGTAAAGCCATTTCATTTATCAGTAATAGAGAATACAAATATTTAGATAAAATCACAGCACAAACAAATCAAAAAATAGAGGAACTTAAAATTCCTACTGAATTAGATGTTAAACAAGCATTAGAAGCTTTTAATAACAAACAAGAAAAAACAAAACAAATCAAAATGGACAAAGGATTTGAATTCAAGCAAGAAATTATGAAACTTCACATCAATGCAGGTAAGAAAACGAAAATGAGACCATCTGATATTGTTGGAGCGATTTGTAATATAAAAGAACTTACAGCAACAGATATTGGTGTTATAACCATATTAGACATCTCAACCTTTGTAGAAATACTGAATAACAAAGGTGAAATCGTCTATCAAGCCTTGCAAAAAACACCAATTAAAGGTAGAATGCGGGTTGTTAGTAAAGCAAATAAAACAGAATATGAAATTGCTTATGAAGAAACAACGCACACAAAATGA